The following coding sequences lie in one Planctomycetia bacterium genomic window:
- a CDS encoding transposase — protein sequence MTMPRRQLVDVAVTRYYHCISRCVRRAFLCGEGVTHRKAWIEARLELLAKHFAISVCGFAILDNHLHVLCRLDPGVADGWSDEDVVRRWIAVYRPSCLDVDNPATVQAWIDHQCRDTARVARYRARLQDLGWFMKALKEPLARLANKEDDCKGTFWEARYKSIAILDEQALLATCTYIDLNPVAAGIAKIPEDAPHTSIKQRVDHARRNGDLDTLQAAAAAKFVAAARLEADLEQSHWLCPLQDRKAPGTDCAAATREGMLPGFSLSSYLALVDWTARLCRTGKARITQEVAGIMTRLGTSPEYW from the coding sequence ATGACGATGCCCAGGCGGCAGTTGGTGGACGTCGCGGTCACTCGCTACTACCACTGCATTTCCCGCTGCGTCAGGCGGGCCTTCCTCTGTGGCGAAGGCGTGACGCACCGTAAGGCCTGGATCGAAGCCCGGCTCGAACTTCTCGCCAAGCATTTCGCCATCTCCGTCTGCGGCTTCGCAATCCTCGACAACCACCTGCACGTCCTCTGCCGCCTCGACCCCGGCGTGGCGGACGGCTGGAGCGATGAAGACGTCGTCCGCCGCTGGATCGCCGTCTACCGCCCCTCCTGTCTCGACGTCGATAATCCGGCGACCGTTCAGGCCTGGATCGACCACCAGTGCCGAGACACCGCCCGCGTGGCCCGCTACCGCGCCAGGCTCCAAGACCTCGGCTGGTTCATGAAGGCCCTCAAAGAGCCGCTCGCGCGACTCGCCAACAAAGAAGACGACTGCAAGGGCACGTTCTGGGAAGCCCGTTACAAGTCGATCGCCATCCTCGACGAACAGGCCCTGCTCGCGACCTGCACCTACATCGACTTGAACCCCGTGGCCGCGGGCATCGCCAAAATCCCCGAAGACGCCCCGCACACTTCGATCAAGCAGCGGGTCGATCATGCCCGCAGGAACGGCGACCTCGACACACTCCAGGCCGCCGCAGCGGCCAAGTTCGTCGCCGCCGCCAGACTCGAAGCCGACCTCGAGCAATCCCACTGGCTCTGCCCGCTCCAGGATCGAAAGGCTCCCGGTACAGATTGCGCGGCCGCAACCCGCGAAGGGATGCTGCCCGGGTTTTCCCTGTCGAGCTACCTCGCGCTCGTGGACTGGACGGCCCGGCTCTGCCGCACGGGCAAGGCACGCATCACGCAGGAAGTCGCCGGCATCATGACCCGGCTCGGCACGAGCCCCGAATACTGGTAG
- a CDS encoding hypothetical protein (possible pseudo, internal stop codon) translates to MTEMTIASRFDFGDVVLVPFPFTDQSGTKKRPAVVVSIVDFNSSRRDIVIMAITSQMRATLGYGEAMVDGW, encoded by the coding sequence GTGACAGAAATGACCATCGCTTCGAGGTTCGACTTCGGCGACGTGGTGCTCGTGCCATTTCCGTTCACTGATCAATCGGGCACAAAGAAGCGGCCGGCCGTCGTCGTCTCAATCGTCGACTTTAATTCCAGTCGAAGGGACATCGTGATCATGGCGATCACGAGCCAGATGCGAGCGACGCTTGGCTACGGCGAGGCCATGGTCGATGGCTGGTGA